In Takifugu flavidus isolate HTHZ2018 chromosome 1, ASM371156v2, whole genome shotgun sequence, the DNA window CCACCGAGAACGCGCAGCGCATCCCCGCGGCTGCCACCTTCATAAATTGGCCCTTGAAAGTGAAGAAAGTTAATTTTCTCGGTGAACCGACCCTTTCTCGTCTTTGGAGAACTTTGGAGAACAGTCATGCCCCCGAGCAGGAGCCTGCTTGCGCCCTATATCTCGGTGGACCGGGAGGGAGGAGCCGGCCCCGTGGCCCCGGTGGTTCTCCACGCCGACATCCACGCCCTGCTTCAGGGGAGCCGTGCAGAGGAGCGGCAGGAGCCGTCGCGCATCAGACGTGGCTGCGCCCACCAGGACCCCCCGTGCGCCATCGTGGAGCTCCGACTGGGCCCCCCCAGCGACGCGCTGCACCTCCAGCCGGATAAGTGCGCTCTGGAGCGGGCGCAGAGACGGCGCCGCCTCGCTGCCAACGCgcgggagaggaagaggatgctcGGCCTCAACATCGCCTTCGACCGGCTCCGGAGCGTCATCCCGAACCTGGAGAGTGACAAGAAGCTGTCCAAGTCCGAGACGCTGCAGATGGCGCAGATTTACATCGCAACGCTCagcgagctgctgcaggagggccCCTGCGGTTTGGCGGCTCACCCCCGGGCAGCGCGGCCCTCGGGGGGCCCCGCGTCCTCACAGGGCTCCACAATTGTGACGGAGAAGGAcgcagtgatggaggagcagcagaggagttACAGCGAGGACATGTGGCAGAGGACAAGTGGGACAAAGTGATCCAAAGCCGAGCTGCAAAGACTTTTTCCTacaaaaactgcatttttattttaaatgtcggAAAGTTCCAACATCGAtgtatttgtttaaaatgtaaaccAGCTTTGTCCCACCAGGCCAGAACCTGCCATCTTTAACGTCGAGAATGTAGCAAATCTAAAACTGAAAACTAACCCGAGACTCAGAGGAACGCCACGACAGTGTACTGAAAGTAGcaacttttattattttaaaattatgtacagatAAGCAAAGACCTCGGTCTGCACATTGGTACAAAGATTGAGTTTTCCTGCAGTtggctccgtctgtctgtccaaaacaacaacacaaccaAGAGAACAGcctttagaaaaagaaaaatagagtCAGATTTTTAAAAGTAGCGTCGACTGACTGGCTAGATTTAAACTGAAGccccggacccccccccccccccaaacccaccCTGAACATCACCCAAGTCTCCTGCACAAGGAAAACGATCTATGTACA includes these proteins:
- the atoh1c gene encoding transcription factor 15, encoding MPPSRSLLAPYISVDREGGAGPVAPVVLHADIHALLQGSRAEERQEPSRIRRGCAHQDPPCAIVELRLGPPSDALHLQPDKCALERAQRRRRLAANARERKRMLGLNIAFDRLRSVIPNLESDKKLSKSETLQMAQIYIATLSELLQEGPCGLAAHPRAARPSGGPASSQGSTIVTEKDAVMEEQQRSYSEDMWQRTSGTK